A genome region from Marinobacter panjinensis includes the following:
- a CDS encoding haloacid dehalogenase type II, which produces MKPILAFDVYGTLVDPMGMAELLAPDAGEAAESVSSQWREKQLEFSFRKGLMRMYEDFGACTRQALRYAMASHELELSREREDELMGAYLSLPAFDDSLPALKSLEGDYLMYAFSNGTYPALEKVLGHNDLLAMFDGLVSVDDIKSFKPDPAVYAYARRATGAMDQPLCLVSSNAWDVIGARAAGLMAIWVQRDAGKVFEDWGIQPNAVVRSLSELPATLNNL; this is translated from the coding sequence ATGAAACCAATACTGGCGTTTGATGTATACGGAACCCTGGTGGACCCGATGGGTATGGCTGAACTGCTGGCGCCGGATGCGGGTGAGGCGGCGGAATCGGTGAGCTCTCAGTGGCGGGAAAAGCAGCTGGAGTTTTCCTTTCGCAAGGGCCTGATGCGCATGTACGAGGATTTCGGAGCCTGCACCCGCCAGGCGCTGCGCTACGCGATGGCCAGTCATGAGCTTGAGCTGAGTCGGGAACGGGAGGATGAGCTGATGGGGGCCTATCTTTCCCTGCCCGCTTTTGACGATTCGTTGCCGGCGCTGAAGTCCCTGGAGGGGGATTATCTGATGTATGCGTTCTCAAACGGCACCTATCCGGCGCTGGAGAAGGTGCTGGGGCACAATGATTTGCTGGCAATGTTTGATGGGCTGGTGTCGGTGGATGACATCAAGAGTTTCAAGCCGGATCCGGCGGTCTACGCCTATGCCCGGCGGGCGACGGGGGCGATGGATCAGCCGTTGTGTCTGGTGTCGAGCAACGCCTGGGATGTGATCGGAGCCCGGGCGGCGGGGTTGATGGCCATCTGGGTGCAGCGGGATGCCGGGAAGGTGTTTGAGGACTGGGGGATTCAGCCGAATGCGGTGGTTCGCAGTCTCTCTGAGCTTCCTGCTACCTTGAATAACCTCTGA
- a CDS encoding alpha/beta fold hydrolase: MPDPLKYAFRNASGITRQTALYASNAFDRVFRAASLVQAGQTPFETLHTDGLVSLRYYPPLAEDFIELDGEMIDVERTPHKTPIVIVPPLAVNMLIYDLFPQRSLVRFLRAKGFEVYLIDWGVPTRQHSHYNLHTYVAELLPAYLNRVREHSGEQELSLHGWSLGGMFTLFYSALSRDQHIRNAIVLGSPIDSHASGLMGLMYQRVSDVAEFIRKRTGFRLHDVKPYWFHTPGWANTIGFKLTNPIGSVMGYWELIVRLGDREFVSSHATTSAFLDRMVAYPGGIVQDAVVRLWIDNDLSRGQIQIGEDVARLENVNANLLAIAGDSDTLATPGAVKRIEDHVSSKDVTFRVTPGGHMGILAGSKAPKESWLEMAEWLAERSD; encoded by the coding sequence ATGCCCGACCCGCTGAAATACGCCTTTCGCAATGCCTCGGGAATAACCCGCCAGACCGCACTATACGCCAGTAACGCCTTCGACCGGGTATTCCGCGCCGCCAGCCTGGTTCAGGCGGGGCAGACGCCGTTCGAGACGCTGCACACCGATGGCCTGGTGAGCCTGCGTTACTACCCGCCGCTGGCGGAAGACTTTATCGAGCTGGATGGCGAGATGATTGATGTGGAGCGTACGCCCCACAAAACACCCATCGTGATCGTGCCGCCACTGGCGGTCAACATGCTGATCTACGACCTGTTTCCCCAACGCAGTCTGGTACGTTTCCTGCGGGCGAAGGGGTTTGAGGTATACCTGATCGACTGGGGCGTGCCCACGCGGCAACACAGCCACTACAACCTTCACACCTACGTGGCAGAGTTGCTGCCAGCGTATCTGAACCGGGTGAGGGAGCACAGTGGCGAGCAGGAATTGTCGCTGCATGGTTGGAGTCTGGGCGGGATGTTTACCCTGTTCTACTCCGCCCTAAGCCGCGACCAGCACATCCGCAACGCCATCGTGCTGGGCTCCCCCATCGACAGCCACGCCTCCGGCCTGATGGGGCTGATGTACCAGCGGGTATCCGACGTTGCCGAGTTCATCCGCAAACGCACCGGCTTCCGCCTGCACGACGTCAAACCCTACTGGTTCCACACCCCCGGCTGGGCCAACACCATCGGCTTCAAACTCACCAACCCCATCGGCAGCGTGATGGGCTACTGGGAACTCATCGTCCGCCTGGGCGACCGCGAATTCGTCTCCAGCCACGCCACCACCTCCGCCTTCCTCGACCGCATGGTCGCCTACCCCGGCGGCATCGTTCAGGATGCGGTGGTGCGCCTGTGGATCGACAATGACCTCTCCCGCGGCCAGATCCAGATCGGCGAAGACGTTGCCCGCCTGGAAAACGTAAACGCCAACTTACTCGCCATCGCCGGCGACAGCGACACCCTGGCAACACCGGGTGCAGTCAAACGGATCGAAGACCACGTCAGCTCAAAAGACGTCACTTTCCGGGTCACCCCCGGCGGCCATATGGGCATTCTGGCCGGCAGCAAGGCACCGAAGGAAAGCTGGCTGGAAATGGCAGAATGGCTGGCAGAAAGATCGGATTGA